One genomic segment of Chitinophaga sancti includes these proteins:
- the hisG gene encoding ATP phosphoribosyltransferase, with translation MKLRIAIQKSGRLHDDSIKLLKECGIDINNGVNKLKTEASNFPLEVFFLRDDDIPQYVEDGVADLGIVGENVVLEKNRPVRTVEKLGFGKCRLSLAVSKSVEYNGVKDMDKLRIATSYPVILEKFLQEHGLTADIHEISGSVEIAPGIGLADAICDLVSSGSTLFMNGLKEVEVILKSEAVLISNGSLTPEQQAILRKLQFRIQAVKKAKNTKYILLNAPNDKLKEIIALLPGMKSPTVLPLAEEGWSSVHSVLNENEFWDIIESLKEAGAQGILVVPIEKMII, from the coding sequence ATGAAACTGAGAATTGCCATTCAGAAATCAGGACGTTTACACGACGATTCCATCAAGCTGTTGAAAGAATGCGGTATCGACATCAACAATGGTGTTAATAAGCTGAAAACAGAAGCCAGTAACTTCCCGCTGGAAGTATTCTTCCTGCGCGATGATGATATTCCGCAATACGTGGAAGATGGCGTAGCAGATCTGGGTATCGTGGGTGAAAATGTGGTACTGGAAAAGAATCGCCCTGTAAGAACAGTTGAGAAACTGGGATTTGGCAAATGCCGCCTCTCCCTCGCTGTTTCCAAATCAGTGGAATACAATGGCGTAAAAGACATGGACAAGCTGCGCATTGCGACCAGCTATCCGGTGATCCTCGAAAAGTTCCTGCAGGAACATGGCCTGACTGCAGATATTCATGAAATCAGTGGTTCCGTGGAAATCGCTCCCGGCATTGGCCTGGCAGACGCTATCTGTGACCTGGTAAGCAGTGGTTCCACCCTGTTTATGAACGGTCTGAAAGAAGTAGAAGTGATCCTGAAATCTGAGGCAGTACTGATCTCTAACGGTAGTCTCACCCCGGAGCAGCAAGCTATTCTCCGCAAGCTGCAATTCCGTATCCAGGCAGTAAAGAAAGCGAAGAACACCAAGTACATTTTGCTGAATGCACCCAATGATAAACTGAAAGAAATCATCGCCCTGTTGCCAGGTATGAAGAGTCCCACCGTATTGCCACTGGCAGAAGAGGGTTGGAGTTCCGTACACTCAGTGCTGAATGAAAATGAATTCTGGGATATCATTGAAAGCCTGAAAGAAGCAGGTGCACAGGGTATACTGGTAGTTCCAATTGAAAAGATGATCATTTAA
- the hisD gene encoding histidinol dehydrogenase, with product MLVFEYPERSQWPELLRRPVFDNTALETSVGNILADVRQNGDAAVRKYAQQFDKVQLDALAVTPAEFAQAAATLDPALKKAILQAKQNIEVFHKAQQESGKVIETMPGVQCWRKPVAIEKVGLYIPGGSAPLFSTILMLGIPAVIAGCKEIILCTPSNAKGEVHPAVLYTAEQIGLDRVYKIGGVQAIAAMAYGTESISRVHKIFGPGNQYVTCAKQLINKDGVAIDMPAGPSEVAVLADETCVPAFVAADLLSQAEHGPDSQVLLVTTTADIIKPVQEQVAAQLAQLPRKDIAAKALENSRIILVRDNEEAMALLNEYAPEHLIVACKDDISIADAVVNAGSVFLGNYSPESAGDYASGTNHTLPTNGYATAYSGVSLDSFVKKITYQRLTKEGLQNIGSTIEIMAAAEGLDAHKNAVTLRLK from the coding sequence ATGTTGGTATTCGAATATCCAGAACGTTCACAATGGCCGGAGCTGCTGCGCCGCCCGGTATTTGACAACACTGCACTGGAAACCAGTGTAGGCAACATCCTCGCAGATGTACGCCAGAATGGAGATGCAGCCGTTCGCAAGTATGCGCAGCAATTTGATAAGGTACAGCTGGATGCACTCGCAGTCACACCTGCGGAGTTTGCACAGGCTGCAGCTACCCTCGATCCCGCATTGAAAAAGGCCATCTTACAGGCTAAACAAAATATAGAAGTCTTCCACAAAGCACAGCAGGAGTCCGGCAAGGTGATCGAAACCATGCCTGGAGTACAATGCTGGCGCAAACCGGTAGCGATAGAGAAAGTAGGGTTATATATTCCGGGTGGTTCTGCACCGCTGTTCTCTACCATCCTTATGCTCGGTATTCCGGCGGTGATAGCAGGATGTAAGGAAATTATTCTCTGCACCCCTTCCAATGCAAAAGGTGAAGTACACCCTGCAGTGCTTTATACAGCGGAGCAGATTGGATTGGATCGTGTGTATAAAATAGGCGGTGTGCAAGCAATAGCTGCCATGGCGTATGGTACAGAAAGCATTTCCCGTGTACACAAGATCTTTGGTCCGGGCAATCAGTATGTAACCTGTGCAAAACAGCTCATCAACAAAGATGGTGTAGCCATCGATATGCCGGCTGGACCTTCGGAAGTAGCGGTACTGGCAGATGAAACCTGTGTACCTGCTTTTGTAGCGGCTGATCTGCTGTCACAGGCAGAACACGGCCCTGATAGCCAGGTATTGCTGGTGACCACCACTGCTGATATTATCAAACCCGTTCAGGAACAGGTAGCTGCACAGCTGGCGCAATTACCACGCAAAGACATCGCTGCAAAGGCATTGGAAAACAGCCGTATCATACTGGTACGCGACAATGAAGAAGCGATGGCACTGCTGAATGAATATGCACCAGAGCACCTGATCGTGGCCTGCAAAGATGATATCTCCATTGCAGATGCGGTGGTGAATGCAGGTTCTGTATTCCTGGGTAACTATTCTCCTGAGAGCGCCGGCGACTATGCTTCGGGTACCAACCATACATTACCTACGAATGGTTATGCCACTGCTTACAGTGGTGTATCGCTGGATAGCTTCGTCAAGAAGATCACCTACCAGCGCCTGACCAAAGAAGGGTTACAAAATATAGGTAGTACCATCGAAATCATGGCTGCAGCAGAAGGGTTGGATGCACACAAGAATGCGGTGACCCTCCGTCTGAAATAA
- the hisC gene encoding histidinol-phosphate transaminase, with translation MFDLNSLLRDNIKRLVPYSTARDEFKGEASIFLDANENSYGSPLPVNYNRYPDPMQWKVKYKLAEIKGVPPQNIFLGNGSDEVIDVLYRSFCRPGIDNVVLFPPTYGMYEVSANINDVIVRKVSLTPDTFQIDMPALQEAVDEYTKLIFICSPNNPTGNSIDRSDIEMILNNFDGIVVVDEAYINYARQKTFISELTEYPNLVVMQTLSKAWGLAALRVGMAFAGEDIINVLNKVKAPYNINQSAQDLVLTALNNIGQVNDWIKDAVVERDKLAAALEGLPQVEHIYPSDANFLLAKTTDAKGIYNNLVEQGIIVRDRSKVELCGGCLRITVGTPEENVTLVNAINNFK, from the coding sequence ATGTTCGATTTAAATAGCTTATTACGCGACAACATAAAACGCCTTGTTCCTTATTCTACAGCGAGAGATGAGTTCAAAGGCGAAGCATCCATTTTCCTGGATGCAAATGAAAATAGTTATGGTTCACCATTGCCGGTGAATTATAACCGTTATCCTGATCCGATGCAGTGGAAGGTAAAATACAAACTGGCAGAGATCAAGGGGGTACCACCACAGAATATTTTCCTGGGAAATGGAAGTGATGAAGTGATCGATGTATTGTATCGTTCCTTCTGCCGTCCGGGGATTGATAATGTTGTACTGTTTCCGCCTACCTATGGTATGTATGAAGTGAGTGCGAATATCAATGATGTGATTGTACGTAAAGTATCCCTCACACCTGATACTTTCCAGATAGATATGCCGGCATTGCAGGAAGCAGTGGATGAGTATACAAAGCTGATCTTTATCTGTTCTCCAAACAACCCTACAGGTAATTCCATTGACCGTTCAGACATCGAAATGATCCTGAATAATTTTGATGGTATTGTAGTGGTAGATGAGGCGTATATCAACTATGCACGTCAGAAAACTTTTATCTCTGAGCTGACTGAATATCCAAACCTTGTAGTGATGCAGACACTCTCCAAAGCATGGGGACTGGCGGCACTGCGCGTAGGGATGGCATTTGCAGGAGAAGATATTATCAATGTGCTGAACAAGGTGAAAGCACCTTACAACATTAACCAGTCTGCACAGGATCTCGTATTAACCGCATTGAACAATATCGGGCAGGTGAATGATTGGATCAAAGATGCAGTTGTAGAAAGAGATAAACTCGCAGCTGCGCTGGAAGGATTGCCACAGGTAGAACATATCTATCCAAGTGATGCGAACTTCCTGCTGGCGAAGACCACCGATGCAAAAGGTATTTACAATAACCTGGTAGAGCAGGGCATCATTGTACGTGATCGTTCTAAGGTAGAATTGTGTGGCGGCTGTCTGCGTATTACAGTAGGTACGCCGGAAGAGAATGTGACATTGGTAAATGCTATAAATAATTTCAAATAA
- the hisB gene encoding bifunctional histidinol-phosphatase/imidazoleglycerol-phosphate dehydratase HisB encodes MKRVLFIDRDGTLIKEVPPTYQIDSLDKIEFYPRVFTWLTRIAAELDFELVMVTNQDGLGTESFPEDTFWPAQQFIVRAFENEGVFFKEFHIDRSFPHENAPTRKPGTGMLTKYFTADYDLANSFVIGDRITDVQLAKNLGAKAIWMNEGTGLGGAEVSADAKALESVIALESTDWEKIYEFLKLGLRKVSHTRTTKETDIHIELNLDGTGKADIETGLGFFDHMLDQIARHGSIDLTIKAKGDLHIDEHHTIEDVGIALGEAVAQGLGDKRGIERYGYCLPMDDCLAQAAIDFGGRNWIVWDAKFNREKIGEMPTEMFFHFFKSFSDASKSNLNIKAEGENEHHKIEAIFKVFAKAIKMAVKRNPSNMQLPSTKGLL; translated from the coding sequence ATGAAAAGAGTTCTCTTCATAGATCGCGATGGTACTTTGATCAAAGAGGTGCCACCTACTTACCAGATTGATTCACTTGATAAAATCGAATTCTATCCCAGGGTATTTACCTGGCTTACGCGTATAGCAGCGGAGCTGGATTTTGAACTGGTGATGGTGACGAACCAGGATGGGTTAGGCACGGAAAGCTTTCCTGAAGATACCTTCTGGCCGGCGCAGCAATTTATTGTTCGTGCGTTTGAGAATGAAGGGGTATTTTTTAAGGAGTTTCATATAGATCGCAGTTTCCCTCATGAGAACGCCCCTACGCGTAAACCGGGTACAGGCATGCTGACGAAATATTTCACAGCTGATTATGATCTGGCAAATTCATTTGTGATCGGAGATCGTATTACGGATGTACAGTTGGCCAAGAACCTGGGAGCGAAAGCGATCTGGATGAATGAAGGTACTGGTCTTGGTGGTGCTGAAGTGAGTGCAGATGCGAAGGCGCTGGAATCAGTCATTGCTTTGGAGTCTACAGATTGGGAGAAGATCTATGAGTTCCTGAAATTAGGATTGCGTAAAGTATCTCATACACGTACGACTAAAGAAACTGATATTCATATTGAATTGAACCTGGATGGTACTGGTAAAGCAGATATCGAAACTGGTTTGGGTTTCTTTGATCATATGCTGGATCAGATAGCGCGTCATGGTAGTATTGATCTTACTATCAAAGCGAAGGGCGATTTGCATATAGATGAGCATCATACGATCGAGGATGTGGGTATTGCACTGGGTGAAGCGGTAGCGCAGGGTTTAGGTGATAAAAGAGGGATAGAGCGTTATGGTTATTGCTTACCGATGGATGATTGTCTGGCGCAGGCGGCGATTGATTTTGGAGGGAGGAACTGGATTGTCTGGGATGCTAAGTTTAATAGGGAGAAGATAGGAGAGATGCCTACGGAGATGTTCTTCCATTTCTTTAAGTCTTTTTCAGATGCGTCAAAGAGTAACCTGAATATCAAGGCGGAAGGGGAGAATGAGCATCATAAGATAGAGGCGATCTTCAAGGTGTTTGCAAAGGCGATTAAGATGGCGGTAAAGAGGAATCCATCTAATATGCAATTGCCAAGTACGAAGGGGCTTCTTTAA
- a CDS encoding anthranilate synthase component I family protein produces the protein MGSIQVKSRSKQMLADVFTPVGIYLRLRDRFPGSVLLESTDYRASENSYSFICIKPIAGIEVTSTNDFEFKYPNLPPERKQLKSRQSVLDELQKFLSNFSFADKPVLPVVHSLFGYSTFDSVQFFETIEFNKNKANGNTIPLMRYRFYQYVIVINHFKDELYLCENSVDGLDSDFELIESLIRSKDVPNYHFTATGDEQSNMTDEQYMAIVEKGKQHCFRGDVFQVVLSRAFNQSFKGDEFNVYRALRSINPSPYLFFFDYGDYKLMGSSPEAQLIIKDGKATIHPIAGTFRRTGNDEEDRKLAKLLLEDPKENAEHVMLVDLARNDLSRLATDVVVDSYRNIQYYSHVIHLVSEVSGKVQKGNPFSLLAATFPAGTLSGAPKYRAMQIIDEYEPTQRGFYGGCIGSVGFNGDFNHAIMIRSILSKSNVLYYQAGAGVVAKSVAESEKDEVNNKLNALKQAILLAQKI, from the coding sequence ATGGGTAGTATTCAAGTAAAATCAAGATCAAAGCAAATGCTGGCAGATGTATTCACCCCTGTGGGCATCTACCTGCGTCTTCGTGACCGGTTCCCTGGCTCCGTACTACTGGAAAGTACCGACTACCGCGCCAGTGAAAACAGCTATTCGTTTATCTGTATCAAACCGATCGCAGGCATCGAAGTAACCAGCACTAACGACTTTGAATTCAAGTATCCAAACCTCCCGCCAGAAAGGAAACAACTCAAAAGCCGCCAAAGCGTTCTCGACGAGCTTCAGAAGTTCCTCAGCAACTTCTCTTTCGCTGACAAACCAGTTCTGCCCGTCGTTCACAGCTTATTTGGCTACAGTACTTTCGACTCCGTACAATTCTTCGAAACAATAGAATTCAACAAGAATAAAGCAAACGGGAACACCATTCCCCTCATGCGCTATCGTTTCTATCAATACGTGATCGTCATCAACCACTTCAAAGATGAACTGTATCTCTGCGAAAACAGTGTAGATGGCCTGGACAGCGACTTTGAACTGATAGAATCACTGATCCGCTCGAAAGATGTACCGAACTACCACTTCACGGCTACAGGAGATGAGCAGAGCAATATGACCGATGAGCAGTATATGGCAATTGTTGAAAAAGGTAAACAACACTGCTTCAGAGGAGATGTCTTCCAGGTAGTATTATCCCGCGCTTTCAACCAATCCTTCAAAGGCGACGAATTCAACGTCTACCGCGCACTCCGCTCCATCAACCCTTCCCCATATCTCTTCTTCTTCGATTACGGCGATTACAAATTAATGGGTTCTTCTCCCGAAGCCCAGCTTATCATCAAAGATGGTAAAGCCACCATTCACCCGATAGCAGGCACTTTCCGTCGAACCGGCAATGATGAGGAAGACCGTAAACTGGCAAAATTACTGCTGGAAGATCCAAAGGAAAATGCAGAACATGTAATGCTGGTCGATCTGGCACGTAATGACCTGAGCCGCCTTGCTACTGATGTAGTCGTAGACTCTTACCGCAATATCCAATATTACTCTCACGTCATCCACCTGGTAAGCGAAGTATCCGGCAAGGTACAGAAGGGCAATCCTTTCTCCCTGCTGGCAGCTACTTTCCCTGCAGGTACCCTGTCCGGCGCACCGAAATACAGAGCCATGCAGATCATTGACGAATACGAACCTACACAACGTGGTTTCTATGGTGGATGTATCGGTTCCGTTGGTTTCAACGGCGACTTTAACCATGCTATCATGATCCGCAGCATCCTGAGCAAATCAAATGTCCTGTATTATCAGGCAGGTGCCGGTGTGGTTGCAAAGTCCGTAGCCGAATCGGAAAAAGATGAAGTGAACAATAAACTGAATGCATTAAAACAGGCCATTCTGTTGGCACAAAAAATCTGA
- a CDS encoding aminodeoxychorismate/anthranilate synthase component II, producing MNILVFDNYDSFTYNLVHLVEKIINGKVSVFRNDEIPLEKVKDYDKIILSPGPGIPEEAGMLLPLIKEYAATKSIFGVCLGQQAIGEAFGASLINLKDVYHGVATPVNIINREGRLFNGLPDQLEVGRYHSWVVDEKTLPSSLTVTAKDDNGYIMALQHQQYDVSGVQFHPESVLTPEGEKIIRNWLNA from the coding sequence ATGAACATTCTTGTGTTTGATAACTACGACTCTTTTACATATAACCTGGTACACCTGGTGGAGAAGATCATCAACGGCAAAGTCAGTGTATTCCGTAATGATGAAATTCCATTGGAGAAAGTAAAAGACTATGATAAGATTATTCTCTCTCCCGGTCCTGGTATTCCGGAAGAAGCAGGTATGCTGCTGCCCCTGATCAAAGAATATGCGGCTACCAAATCCATATTCGGCGTATGCCTCGGCCAGCAGGCCATAGGCGAAGCTTTTGGTGCCAGTCTCATCAACCTGAAAGATGTATACCACGGCGTAGCCACCCCTGTAAACATCATCAACAGGGAAGGCAGATTATTTAACGGACTCCCCGACCAGCTCGAAGTTGGCAGATACCACTCCTGGGTAGTAGATGAAAAAACATTGCCATCCAGCCTTACCGTTACTGCAAAGGACGACAACGGCTATATCATGGCACTGCAACATCAGCAATATGATGTGAGCGGCGTACAGTTTCACCCTGAAAGTGTACTTACACCGGAAGGGGAAAAGATCATCCGTAACTGGTTAAATGCATAA
- the trpD gene encoding anthranilate phosphoribosyltransferase: MKKILNYLFEHKTFTRSAAKEILIGISKGMYNESELAAFMTVYLMRSITVDELLGFRDALLELCIPVNLNGYNVLDIVGTGGDGKNSFNISTLSCFIVAGAGGKVAKHGNVGVSTISGASNLMETAGYKFKNDDAKLRTELEESGVCFLHAPLFHPALKNVAGVRRQLGVRTFFNVLGPLVNPAFAQHQLIGVYSLELARVYNYLFQQTDKQYAIVHSLDGYDEISLTSDTRVITNKGERDWTPEQLGKRKVFPEDIYGGNSIEEAAKIFMKILKGEGTWAQNAVVMANAAMGLHTLGNYPTYEECFLAAVESLESGAAHNSFKKLISLQS, translated from the coding sequence ATGAAAAAGATACTGAATTACCTTTTTGAACATAAAACATTCACCCGCAGCGCAGCCAAGGAGATCCTGATCGGTATTTCCAAGGGGATGTACAATGAAAGCGAACTCGCTGCTTTCATGACCGTATACCTCATGCGCAGCATCACTGTAGATGAACTGCTCGGCTTTCGCGATGCCCTGCTGGAACTCTGCATCCCTGTCAACCTGAATGGCTACAATGTACTGGACATTGTAGGTACAGGTGGCGATGGTAAAAACTCTTTCAATATCAGTACCCTGTCCTGCTTTATCGTAGCAGGTGCCGGTGGTAAAGTGGCCAAGCATGGTAACGTAGGAGTATCTACGATCAGCGGCGCCTCAAACCTGATGGAGACGGCTGGTTATAAATTTAAGAACGACGATGCGAAGCTGCGTACAGAACTGGAAGAATCCGGTGTTTGTTTTCTGCACGCACCGCTGTTCCACCCGGCACTGAAAAATGTAGCAGGTGTACGTCGTCAGTTGGGTGTACGCACCTTCTTCAACGTACTCGGTCCATTGGTGAATCCAGCTTTTGCACAGCACCAGTTGATTGGGGTATATAGCCTGGAACTGGCCCGTGTATATAACTACCTGTTTCAGCAGACGGACAAGCAATATGCTATCGTGCATAGCCTGGACGGATATGATGAAATCTCGCTGACCTCTGATACCCGCGTCATCACCAACAAAGGTGAGCGTGACTGGACGCCTGAGCAGCTGGGTAAACGCAAGGTTTTCCCTGAAGATATTTACGGAGGCAACTCTATTGAAGAAGCCGCCAAAATCTTTATGAAAATTTTAAAGGGCGAAGGTACCTGGGCACAGAATGCGGTGGTCATGGCGAATGCCGCTATGGGCTTGCATACGCTGGGCAATTACCCAACGTACGAAGAATGTTTCCTGGCAGCTGTAGAGTCGCTGGAATCCGGTGCCGCACACAATTCTTTTAAGAAGTTGATAAGTTTGCAGTCATGA
- the trpC gene encoding indole-3-glycerol phosphate synthase TrpC, with amino-acid sequence MKNILTEIVAHKHVEVAARKLQRPVAELEQSSAFKREPLSLSGFLLNPEKTGIIAEFKRKSPSKGLINGTATVHDVTMAYTRYGASGLSVLTDEQFFGGSSDDLVQARAVNNIPVLRKDFVIDEYQILEAKAIGADVILLIAECLTKEEVARLAAFAHNIGLEVLLEVHSGDQLDKVTDHIQNVGVNNRDLTTFRVDFNRSCELASQIPAGKCKVAESGISNTDNIVTLKKAGFNGFLIGEHFMKTENPARAFENFVTELSGKLKG; translated from the coding sequence ATGAAAAATATCCTTACTGAAATAGTCGCACATAAACATGTAGAAGTGGCCGCGCGTAAACTGCAACGCCCGGTAGCCGAGCTGGAACAGTCATCTGCCTTTAAACGGGAGCCTTTGTCATTGTCCGGCTTTCTGTTGAACCCTGAGAAAACAGGTATCATCGCAGAATTCAAAAGGAAGTCCCCTTCCAAGGGGCTGATCAATGGCACTGCCACCGTACATGATGTGACCATGGCCTATACCCGCTATGGGGCTTCTGGTCTGTCAGTATTGACAGATGAGCAGTTCTTTGGTGGTAGTTCTGACGATCTGGTACAGGCGCGTGCAGTGAATAATATTCCTGTGCTGAGAAAAGATTTTGTGATCGATGAATACCAGATACTGGAAGCAAAGGCAATTGGTGCGGATGTTATTTTGCTGATTGCAGAATGTCTTACAAAAGAAGAAGTAGCACGATTAGCTGCCTTTGCACACAACATAGGACTGGAAGTACTGCTGGAAGTACACAGTGGCGATCAGCTGGACAAGGTGACAGATCATATTCAGAACGTAGGTGTGAACAACCGTGACCTCACTACTTTCAGGGTAGATTTCAACCGCAGTTGTGAACTGGCGTCACAGATCCCTGCCGGCAAATGTAAGGTAGCGGAAAGCGGTATCAGCAACACGGATAATATTGTGACGTTGAAGAAAGCCGGTTTTAATGGTTTCCTCATTGGCGAACACTTTATGAAGACAGAAAATCCTGCAAGGGCATTTGAAAACTTTGTAACGGAGCTGTCCGGTAAACTGAAAGGATAA
- a CDS encoding phosphoribosylanthranilate isomerase, which yields MMQLKVCGITRKEDLDKLVELGVHYAGFIFYEKSPRFVGNRLDARTVRETKGILKVGVFVNAPLEQVKQLIGSYGLHLVQLHGDEDPAYCAALQSLVPVIRAFRIGEDVNWDTLAAYVPVTNYFLFDTAAGKAYGGTGRLFNWELLHTYPFDHPFFLSGGIGPEQLEDLLAFEHPALFAADVNSKFETAPGVKDMVSVQQFSIKIL from the coding sequence ATGATGCAACTGAAAGTATGCGGTATCACCAGAAAAGAAGACCTGGATAAACTGGTCGAACTGGGTGTACACTATGCCGGCTTTATCTTTTATGAGAAATCGCCCCGTTTTGTAGGGAATAGACTGGATGCCCGCACCGTGCGCGAAACGAAAGGGATCCTGAAAGTAGGCGTGTTTGTAAATGCACCATTGGAGCAGGTAAAACAGCTCATCGGCAGTTATGGACTGCACCTGGTACAATTGCATGGCGACGAAGATCCTGCATACTGTGCAGCATTGCAGTCATTGGTGCCTGTGATCAGGGCTTTCAGGATTGGTGAGGATGTGAACTGGGATACACTGGCAGCGTATGTACCTGTGACCAACTACTTCCTGTTTGACACCGCTGCCGGTAAGGCGTATGGTGGTACAGGCAGGTTGTTTAACTGGGAGTTGCTGCACACCTATCCATTCGATCATCCGTTTTTCCTCAGTGGCGGCATTGGCCCTGAGCAGCTGGAAGACCTGCTGGCATTTGAACACCCGGCATTGTTTGCAGCTGATGTGAACAGTAAATTTGAGACTGCACCAGGAGTGAAAGATATGGTGAGCGTGCAGCAGTTCTCCATAAAGATTTTATAA
- the trpB gene encoding tryptophan synthase subunit beta: protein MKIADNTLGLPYHVDEKGFYGRFGGAYVPEMLFPNVDELQKRYLEILREPSFQQEFEQLLRDYVGRPSPLYFAKRLSEKYGAQIYLKREDLNHTGAHKVNNTIGQILLAKRLGKTRIIAETGAGQHGVATATVCALMNMECVIYMGSIDIQRQAPNVARMKMLGATVVAATSGSQTLKDACNEAIRDWINNPVTTHYILGTAAGPHPYPDMVTRFQSVISEEIRKQLEEKTGNPNPDYVVACIGGGSNAAGTYYHFLNEPDVKIIAVEAAGKGVHSGHSAATTQLGKLGIIHAAKTLLMQTDDGQITEPYSISAGLDYPGIGPLHAHLYETGRGTFLAATDDEALQAAYELTRLEGIIPALESSHALAKLGEIPFKPSDVVVVCLSGRGDKDMETYIRNLPNK from the coding sequence ATGAAGATCGCTGACAATACGCTGGGCTTACCCTATCATGTAGATGAAAAAGGCTTCTATGGCCGTTTTGGCGGTGCCTATGTGCCAGAGATGCTCTTCCCGAACGTGGATGAGTTACAAAAAAGGTACCTGGAAATTCTGCGTGAACCGAGCTTCCAGCAGGAGTTTGAACAATTGCTGCGGGATTATGTAGGTCGTCCTTCTCCTTTATATTTTGCGAAGCGCCTCTCTGAAAAATATGGTGCACAGATCTACCTGAAAAGGGAAGACCTGAACCATACAGGTGCACATAAGGTAAACAATACAATCGGTCAGATCCTGCTGGCAAAGCGACTGGGCAAAACCCGCATCATCGCTGAAACCGGTGCAGGTCAGCACGGGGTAGCGACAGCTACAGTGTGTGCCCTGATGAATATGGAATGTGTGATCTACATGGGTAGCATCGACATCCAGCGCCAGGCGCCGAACGTAGCACGTATGAAAATGCTGGGTGCTACAGTAGTAGCTGCTACCAGTGGTAGTCAAACACTGAAAGATGCGTGTAACGAAGCTATCCGTGACTGGATCAATAATCCTGTCACTACCCATTACATACTGGGTACAGCAGCAGGTCCTCATCCATATCCTGATATGGTGACCCGTTTTCAATCCGTGATCAGCGAAGAGATCCGCAAACAGCTGGAAGAAAAAACCGGCAATCCGAATCCGGATTATGTAGTGGCCTGTATAGGTGGGGGGAGCAATGCTGCCGGTACATATTATCACTTCCTGAACGAACCGGATGTAAAGATCATTGCAGTGGAAGCTGCGGGCAAAGGGGTACATTCCGGACACTCTGCAGCCACTACGCAACTGGGTAAACTGGGTATCATCCATGCTGCGAAAACACTGCTGATGCAGACAGACGACGGACAGATTACTGAGCCATATTCCATTTCCGCAGGTCTGGACTATCCGGGTATTGGTCCATTGCATGCACATTTGTATGAAACCGGCCGTGGTACTTTCCTGGCTGCAACAGATGATGAAGCGCTGCAGGCAGCTTATGAGCTAACCCGACTGGAAGGCATTATCCCTGCACTGGAATCCAGCCACGCACTGGCGAAACTGGGTGAAATTCCTTTCAAACCATCAGATGTTGTAGTCGTATGCCTGAGTGGTCGTGGTGACAAGGATATGGAAACATACATTCGTAATCTGCCCAATAAATAA